In Nicotiana tabacum cultivar K326 chromosome 17, ASM71507v2, whole genome shotgun sequence, one DNA window encodes the following:
- the LOC142172024 gene encoding uncharacterized protein LOC142172024 gives MASSGLSLNTPQTFTGENYQIWLVKIKSYFEAYDLWEVVTEDKLIQPLPPNPTLAQIKAHSDEKTKKYKAKTIIQNPVADSIFSKIIACETAKEAWVTLKQEYQESERGKQNQILNLKRDFESLRMQDYKTIAKYSDRISLIVNKIRLLGEDFKDDRIVEKILVIIPDRFESKISSLEESKDLSTISVAELISALQVQ, from the coding sequence ATGGCAAGCAGCGGTCTCTCTTTGAATACCCCACAAACTTTCACTGGTGAAAACTATCAGATTTGGTTAGTGAAGATAAAATCTTATTTTGAAGCTTATGATCTATGGGAAGTTGTAACGGAAGACAAACTTATACAACCACTTCCTCCAAATCCTACCCTTGCCCAAATCAAAGCTCATTCAGATGAGAAAACCAAAAAATACAAAGCCAAAACTATAATTCAAAATCCAGTAGCAGATTCAATCTTCTCTAAAATCATTGCATGTGAGACAGCAAAAGAAGCTTGGGTAACACTCAAACAGGAGTATCAAGAAAGTGAACGAGGCAAACAAAAtcagattttaaatttgaaaagagatttTGAATCTCTTAGAATGCAAGATTATAAGACCATCGCTAAGTATTCTGACCGAATTTCTTTAATTGTCAATAAAATCAGGTTACTTGGCGAAGATTTCAAAGATGACAGGATAGTTGAAAAAATTCTTGTGATAATTCCCGATAGATTTGAATCCAAAATTTCCTCTCTGGAAGAGTCTAAAGATCTCTCTACCATCTCTGTTGCAGAATTAATAAGTGCTCTTCAAGTACAATAG